A genomic segment from Corylus avellana chromosome ca5, CavTom2PMs-1.0 encodes:
- the LOC132181104 gene encoding amino acid transporter AVT1I isoform X1 — protein sequence MVTQLQSDSSLFVPLILDEKQYGVAHKLEEVESNSHYSTTTNVSFLKTCFNGLNALSGVGILSVPYALASGGWLSLILLFVIAIAAFYSGLLIQRCMDLDSDIRTYPDIGYRAFGNKGRIVVSVVMYIELYLVATGFLILEGDNLYNLLPNAGFQMAGIRIEGKQMFVIIVALVILPSVWLDNLSLLSYISASGVLASAIILCSIYWTGAFDGIGFHQKGTPLNLSGIPTAVSLYAFCYCAHPVFPTLYTSMRNKRQFTNVLLLCFTLCTVCYASMAVFGYLMFGENVQSQITLNLPTEKLSSKVAIYTTLVNPIAKYALMVTPIVNATKSWFPSQYNKRISGLLISTSLVFSTAVVALVLPFFAYLMSLVGAFLSVTGSIILPCLCYLKISGTYRRFGSEMVVIWGVILMGFVVGIVGTYTSLIQIIGHL from the exons ATGGTTACCCAACTCCAAAGTGATTCATCTTTATTTGTGCCTCTCATTCTTGATGAGAAGCAATATGGGGTAGCTCACAAGCTAGAGGAAGTGGAGTCTAACTCTCATTACTCCACTACAACCAATGTCTCTTTCCTCAAGACATGTTTTAATGGACTCAATGCTTTGTCAG GAGTTGGGATACTGTCAGTTCCATATGCATTAGCATCCGGAGGATGGTTGAGCTTGATACTTCTATTTGTGATTGCCATTGCAGCATTTTACTCAGGCTTGTTGATACAAAGGTGTATGGATTTGGATTCTGATATCAGAACTTATCCTGATATAGGCTACCGTGCATTTGGGAACAAGGGACGAATAGTGGTTTCAGTGGTTATGTATATAGAGCTCTATCTGGTTGCCACAGGGTTCCTGATTTTAGAAGGGGATAACTTATACAACTTGCTCCCCAACGCAGGATTTCAAATGGCAGGGATAAGAATTGAAGGGAAACAAATGTTTGTAATAATTGTGGCCCTCGTAATTTTGCCTTCGGTTTGGTTGGATAACCTGAGCCTTCTTTCATATATCTCTGCTAGTGGGGTTTTAGCTTCTGCTATCATCCTCTGCTCAATCTATTGGACTGGTGCATTTGATGGAATTGGATTTCATCAAAAGGGAACTCCTCTTAATTTGAGTGGAATCCCTACAGCTGTTAGCTTATATGCCTTCTGTTATTGTGCCCATCCTGTCTTCCCTACACTCTACACTTCTATGAGAAACAAACGCCAATTCACCAAT GTCCTGCTTCTGTGCTTTACCTTATGCACTGTTTGTTACGCATCAATGGCGGTTTTCGGTTACTTGATGTTCGGGGAAAATGTTCAATCACAGATAACATTAAACCTCCCAACTGAAAAACTTAGCTCAAAAGTGGCAATCTACACCACCTTGGTGAACCCCATAGCCAAATATGCATTGATGGTTACACCTATTGTGAATGCTACCAAAAGTTGGTTTCCATCTCAATACAACAAGAGGATCTCTGGCCTCTTAATCAGCACCTCCCTTGTATTCAGCACTGCTGTGGTAGCCCTGGTTCTCCCCTTTTTCGCATATCTCATGTCACTGGTCGGAGCATTTTTAAGCGTCACCGGTTCGATTATACTGCCATGCTTATGCTACTTGAAGATTTCGGGCACTTACAGGAGATTTGGAAGTGAAATGGTGGTTATATGGGGTGTAATACTAATGGGTTTTGTAGTTGGAATAGTTGGCACGTATACATCTCTCATACAGATAATAGGGCATCTGTAA
- the LOC132181104 gene encoding amino acid transporter AVT1I isoform X2 codes for MEAADQHGVSLNVPLMHDESKDVEAHDHNGDRDAVSCTASFYKTCFNGLNALSGVGILSVPYALASGGWLSLILLFVIAIAAFYSGLLIQRCMDLDSDIRTYPDIGYRAFGNKGRIVVSVVMYIELYLVATGFLILEGDNLYNLLPNAGFQMAGIRIEGKQMFVIIVALVILPSVWLDNLSLLSYISASGVLASAIILCSIYWTGAFDGIGFHQKGTPLNLSGIPTAVSLYAFCYCAHPVFPTLYTSMRNKRQFTNVLLLCFTLCTVCYASMAVFGYLMFGENVQSQITLNLPTEKLSSKVAIYTTLVNPIAKYALMVTPIVNATKSWFPSQYNKRISGLLISTSLVFSTAVVALVLPFFAYLMSLVGAFLSVTGSIILPCLCYLKISGTYRRFGSEMVVIWGVILMGFVVGIVGTYTSLIQIIGHL; via the exons ACCGCCTCCTTTTACAAGACCTGCTTCAATGGACTCAATGCATTATCAG GAGTTGGGATACTGTCAGTTCCATATGCATTAGCATCCGGAGGATGGTTGAGCTTGATACTTCTATTTGTGATTGCCATTGCAGCATTTTACTCAGGCTTGTTGATACAAAGGTGTATGGATTTGGATTCTGATATCAGAACTTATCCTGATATAGGCTACCGTGCATTTGGGAACAAGGGACGAATAGTGGTTTCAGTGGTTATGTATATAGAGCTCTATCTGGTTGCCACAGGGTTCCTGATTTTAGAAGGGGATAACTTATACAACTTGCTCCCCAACGCAGGATTTCAAATGGCAGGGATAAGAATTGAAGGGAAACAAATGTTTGTAATAATTGTGGCCCTCGTAATTTTGCCTTCGGTTTGGTTGGATAACCTGAGCCTTCTTTCATATATCTCTGCTAGTGGGGTTTTAGCTTCTGCTATCATCCTCTGCTCAATCTATTGGACTGGTGCATTTGATGGAATTGGATTTCATCAAAAGGGAACTCCTCTTAATTTGAGTGGAATCCCTACAGCTGTTAGCTTATATGCCTTCTGTTATTGTGCCCATCCTGTCTTCCCTACACTCTACACTTCTATGAGAAACAAACGCCAATTCACCAAT GTCCTGCTTCTGTGCTTTACCTTATGCACTGTTTGTTACGCATCAATGGCGGTTTTCGGTTACTTGATGTTCGGGGAAAATGTTCAATCACAGATAACATTAAACCTCCCAACTGAAAAACTTAGCTCAAAAGTGGCAATCTACACCACCTTGGTGAACCCCATAGCCAAATATGCATTGATGGTTACACCTATTGTGAATGCTACCAAAAGTTGGTTTCCATCTCAATACAACAAGAGGATCTCTGGCCTCTTAATCAGCACCTCCCTTGTATTCAGCACTGCTGTGGTAGCCCTGGTTCTCCCCTTTTTCGCATATCTCATGTCACTGGTCGGAGCATTTTTAAGCGTCACCGGTTCGATTATACTGCCATGCTTATGCTACTTGAAGATTTCGGGCACTTACAGGAGATTTGGAAGTGAAATGGTGGTTATATGGGGTGTAATACTAATGGGTTTTGTAGTTGGAATAGTTGGCACGTATACATCTCTCATACAGATAATAGGGCATCTGTAA